The Sorangiineae bacterium MSr11367 genome window below encodes:
- a CDS encoding GTP-binding protein, protein MAATEMTNGLAGWLRAQEQKDLLRFVTIGSVDDGKSTLIGRLLHDAHGLYEDQLHAVRRASVRGSTRGEGSTSEIDFSLFTDGLQAEREQGITIDVAYRYFTTASRKFIIADTPGHVQYTRNMATGASTADAALILVDARLGVLPQTRRHAQIAALLGISHVVACVNKMDLVGFDRSVFDSIVSDLRAIGEKLGLRSLHAIPVSALAGDNVVTKSERTPWWPGTTLLEHLETLPVEDRARAGAFRLPVQLVLRPGIGYRGFAGQIVSGTVKAGDEVLVLPSGKSSRVTSVDVAGKSVDIAFAPMSVALRLADEIDISRGDVLVHAETPLTVATEVEADLVWMSERPLDRAKSYLLKHTTRTVRAEVSTVVYGTDAETLEPVAKSTLVLNDIARVHVRCRAPIFFDAYATQRATGAFILIDSVTNDTVAAGMITKALEGAAERGTSRSLVGDEERRARLGQSGAVLRAVAGSLAAAFELGYALERALFDGRRIATVVDEARDASDAAEACARGGLFAIVAGVGADGESVEVNGRVLRASSREELVQRVLAAIT, encoded by the coding sequence ATGGCGGCGACGGAAATGACGAACGGGCTCGCGGGTTGGCTGCGGGCGCAGGAGCAAAAAGATTTGCTCCGCTTCGTGACCATCGGCTCGGTGGACGACGGCAAATCGACCCTCATCGGGCGCCTTTTGCACGATGCGCACGGGCTCTACGAGGATCAGCTCCACGCGGTGCGGCGGGCCTCGGTGCGTGGCTCCACGCGCGGCGAGGGCTCGACGTCGGAAATCGACTTTTCGCTCTTCACCGACGGCCTGCAGGCCGAACGCGAGCAGGGCATCACCATCGATGTGGCGTATCGCTATTTCACCACGGCGAGCCGCAAGTTCATCATCGCGGACACACCCGGCCATGTGCAGTATACACGCAACATGGCCACCGGGGCCTCGACGGCAGATGCCGCGTTGATCCTCGTCGATGCGCGCCTCGGCGTGCTGCCGCAGACCCGCCGCCACGCGCAGATTGCGGCGCTCTTGGGCATTTCGCACGTGGTCGCGTGCGTGAACAAGATGGACCTCGTGGGCTTCGATCGCTCCGTGTTCGACTCCATCGTGAGCGACCTTCGCGCGATCGGTGAAAAGCTCGGACTGCGCAGCCTCCACGCGATCCCCGTCAGCGCGCTTGCGGGCGACAACGTCGTCACCAAGAGCGAGCGCACGCCGTGGTGGCCGGGGACGACGTTGCTCGAGCACCTGGAGACCTTGCCGGTCGAGGATCGGGCGCGGGCAGGGGCGTTTCGCTTGCCCGTGCAGCTCGTGCTGCGTCCGGGCATCGGCTACCGAGGCTTCGCGGGGCAGATCGTGTCCGGCACGGTGAAGGCCGGTGACGAGGTGCTCGTGCTGCCCTCGGGCAAGAGCTCGCGGGTGACCAGCGTCGACGTGGCGGGTAAGTCGGTGGATATCGCCTTCGCGCCCATGAGCGTCGCGCTGCGGCTGGCCGACGAGATCGACATCAGCCGGGGCGACGTGCTGGTGCACGCCGAGACGCCGCTCACGGTGGCCACGGAGGTGGAGGCCGATCTGGTCTGGATGAGCGAGCGCCCGCTGGACCGGGCGAAGTCGTACTTGCTCAAGCATACGACGCGCACGGTGCGCGCCGAGGTGTCGACCGTGGTGTACGGGACGGATGCCGAGACGTTGGAGCCGGTGGCCAAGTCCACCTTGGTGCTCAACGACATTGCGCGGGTGCACGTGCGCTGTCGCGCGCCAATCTTCTTCGATGCGTACGCGACGCAGCGGGCCACGGGTGCGTTCATCCTGATCGACTCCGTCACCAACGACACGGTGGCCGCGGGGATGATCACGAAGGCGCTGGAAGGCGCCGCGGAGCGTGGCACCTCGCGCAGCCTGGTGGGTGACGAAGAGCGTCGCGCGCGTCTGGGCCAATCGGGCGCGGTGCTGCGCGCGGTGGCGGGATCGCTCGCGGCGGCGTTCGAGCTCGGCTACGCGCTGGAGCGGGCGCTGTTCGACGGCCGTCGCATCGCCACCGTGGTGGACGAGGCGCGCGATGCGAGCGACGCTGCCGAAGCGTGCGCGCGCGGCGGGCTATTCGCCATCGTGGCCGGCGTCGGCGCGGACGGAGAGAGCGTCGAGGTGAACGGGCGCGTGCTCCGTGCCTCGAGCCGCGAGGAGCTCGTTCAGCGCGTTCTCGCCGCGATTACGTGA
- the cysD gene encoding sulfate adenylyltransferase subunit CysD, with amino-acid sequence MNPGRLSHLEQLEAESIHILREVVAEFDRPVMLYSIGKDSSVLVRLAQKAFAPAPLPFPLLHIDTTWKFRAMIEFRDRFARENGLDLRIHTNRRALAEGASPFAWGSNKYTQVMKTHALLDALREGGYDAAFGGARRDEERSRAKERVLSFRDAYGQWDPKNQRPELWNLYNGKIRKGESIRAFPMSNWTELDVWQYIWQEDIPIVPLYFAAPRRVVEREGTLLMVDDERFPLLPGEEPRTEVVRFRTLGCYPLTGAVRSNAVTLPDILREMVEATTSERQGRLIDHDEAASMEAKKREGYF; translated from the coding sequence ATGAACCCTGGCCGTCTTTCGCATCTGGAGCAACTCGAGGCTGAGAGCATTCACATCCTTCGGGAGGTCGTCGCCGAATTCGATCGACCGGTGATGCTCTATTCCATTGGCAAGGACTCGTCGGTTCTGGTCCGTCTCGCGCAAAAAGCGTTTGCGCCCGCACCGCTCCCGTTTCCGCTGCTGCACATCGACACCACGTGGAAATTCCGCGCGATGATCGAGTTTCGCGACCGCTTCGCGCGGGAAAACGGGCTCGACTTGCGGATTCACACGAACCGCCGTGCCCTCGCCGAAGGGGCCAGTCCCTTTGCGTGGGGCAGCAACAAATACACGCAGGTGATGAAGACCCACGCCTTGCTCGACGCGTTGCGCGAAGGCGGATACGACGCGGCCTTCGGCGGCGCCCGCCGGGACGAAGAGCGCTCGCGGGCCAAGGAGCGCGTTCTCTCGTTCCGCGATGCGTACGGCCAGTGGGACCCGAAGAACCAGCGCCCCGAGCTGTGGAACCTTTACAACGGCAAGATTCGCAAAGGCGAAAGCATCCGCGCCTTCCCCATGTCCAATTGGACCGAGCTCGATGTGTGGCAATACATCTGGCAAGAGGATATCCCCATCGTGCCGCTGTATTTCGCAGCCCCACGGCGCGTGGTGGAACGCGAGGGCACGTTGCTCATGGTCGACGACGAGCGCTTCCCGCTGCTGCCGGGCGAGGAGCCCCGCACGGAAGTCGTTCGCTTCCGTACCCTGGGCTGTTACCCGCTGACGGGCGCGGTGCGTAGCAACGCGGTGACGTTGCCGGACATTTTGCGCGAGATGGTGGAGGCCACGACGTCCGAGCGCCAGGGGCGCCTCATCGACCACGACGAGGCGGCGTCGATGGAAGCCAAAAAGCGCGAAGGGTATTTCTGA
- a CDS encoding Stp1/IreP family PP2C-type Ser/Thr phosphatase, with protein MKVSRKSPGERSSWGMSDVGRKRKTNEDALFVDDELGLYIVADGMGGHAAGEIASREATATIYSMIKQAVHEFGELKSPLTEARMRAACQLMESAIQAATSIIYSMAELDRQKAGMGTTISALLLSGEYGIIGHVGDSRIYHVNGEKFEQLTEDHSLIAWQLKQGLISEEEAMVSPYRNVITRAVGNRDHVEVDTVVFPVERHSRFLLCSDGLHGYLRSGDIVPTVGIGGESAVRQFVDLANQRGGKDNITVILVELN; from the coding sequence ATGAAGGTTTCACGCAAATCCCCGGGGGAGCGATCCAGCTGGGGCATGTCCGACGTGGGCCGCAAGCGGAAGACGAACGAGGACGCGCTGTTCGTCGACGACGAATTGGGCTTGTACATCGTGGCCGATGGCATGGGCGGACACGCCGCGGGGGAAATTGCGAGCCGGGAAGCGACCGCCACCATTTACAGCATGATAAAGCAGGCGGTCCACGAGTTCGGAGAGCTCAAGAGCCCCCTGACCGAGGCTCGCATGCGGGCGGCCTGTCAGCTCATGGAAAGCGCCATCCAGGCGGCGACGTCCATCATTTACTCGATGGCCGAGCTCGATCGGCAAAAGGCGGGCATGGGCACGACCATCAGCGCCCTGCTGCTTTCCGGCGAGTACGGGATCATTGGCCACGTGGGGGATAGTCGCATCTACCACGTCAACGGGGAGAAATTCGAGCAGCTCACCGAGGACCACTCCCTCATCGCGTGGCAGCTCAAACAGGGCCTCATCAGCGAAGAGGAGGCCATGGTCTCGCCCTACCGCAACGTCATCACGCGGGCGGTGGGCAACCGTGACCACGTCGAGGTCGACACGGTCGTCTTCCCGGTCGAGAGGCACTCGCGCTTTCTCCTGTGCAGCGACGGGCTTCATGGGTACCTGCGTTCAGGCGACATCGTTCCCACGGTGGGCATCGGCGGCGAAAGCGCCGTCCGTCAGTTCGTGGACCTGGCCAACCAGCGTGGTGGCAAAGACAACATCACGGTCATCCTGGTCGAGCTGAACTAG
- a CDS encoding flagellar biosynthesis protein FlhA produces MAIRAEAILALMVVAVVAMMIVPLPTWLLDILLSANLSLSVAILLVVLYVPDALGIATFPTILLLTTLFRLALNVSSARLILLQANAGEVIHAFGYFVVRGNYVVGAVVFLILTIIQFVVIAKGAERVAEVGARFVLDAMPGKQMAIDAELRSSAIDGNEARRRRRELARESQFYGAMDGAMKFVKGDVIASLVITAVNILGGLAIGVVQHGMPVTLALKRYGLLTIGDGLVSQIPALVLSTGAGVLVTRVASEEPDTPLGEELWRQLFASPKALFVASGFVALMALTPGLPAIPFALIAVTLFFVARARQAGLVREEREARDTVSSPGIASSLPRGAGEEDHFVPMVIPWSVDVSSDLDALREDADSRTRVFALRERLFAELGVPLPPPRIRVDPALPPRHVVLSLHEVPARALSVPPDLDDRASAIFIADEALTLLRARAADFLGLAETQRLLDQLEQIAPATVRNVVPKPVSLPLLADVLRRLLEEGISIRDLRAILEALSSAATTQSDPLQLSEFTRTQLRRAITYRLTRGAPHLEVCLLDTMIEDTVRRAISRTPEGAFLALPPAQARDLITAIQRALTEAAASASTAASAGESEDRTNPGTPPPRIILTQPDIRRFVRKLVEHDVPQLTVVSFAELLPEVTLRPIARATLTGIG; encoded by the coding sequence TTGGCCATTCGCGCGGAGGCCATCCTGGCGCTGATGGTCGTGGCCGTGGTGGCCATGATGATTGTCCCGCTTCCAACGTGGCTTCTCGACATCCTGCTATCCGCAAACCTTTCGCTCTCGGTGGCGATTCTTCTCGTCGTTCTATACGTGCCTGATGCGCTGGGCATTGCGACGTTCCCGACGATTCTTCTGCTCACGACTCTTTTTCGTCTCGCGCTCAACGTCTCTTCGGCCCGCCTGATCCTGCTTCAGGCCAATGCCGGAGAGGTGATCCATGCCTTTGGCTACTTCGTGGTCCGCGGCAATTACGTGGTCGGCGCGGTCGTATTTCTCATTCTGACCATCATTCAATTCGTCGTCATCGCCAAAGGTGCAGAACGCGTCGCGGAAGTTGGCGCACGGTTCGTTCTGGATGCGATGCCGGGCAAGCAGATGGCCATCGATGCAGAGCTGCGAAGCTCGGCCATCGACGGGAACGAGGCCCGCCGCAGGCGCCGTGAATTGGCGCGCGAGAGCCAATTTTACGGGGCAATGGACGGCGCGATGAAGTTCGTCAAAGGCGACGTCATCGCTTCGCTGGTCATCACGGCCGTGAACATTCTGGGCGGCCTCGCGATTGGCGTCGTGCAGCATGGAATGCCGGTCACACTCGCCTTGAAGAGGTACGGACTGCTCACCATCGGCGATGGCCTGGTCTCGCAGATCCCGGCGCTCGTTCTGTCGACGGGGGCCGGCGTGCTGGTCACGCGGGTTGCCAGCGAGGAGCCGGATACGCCGCTCGGCGAGGAGCTCTGGCGACAACTTTTTGCATCGCCCAAAGCCCTTTTCGTTGCCAGCGGATTCGTGGCGCTCATGGCACTGACGCCAGGACTCCCCGCCATTCCGTTCGCGCTCATCGCGGTGACGCTGTTCTTCGTTGCTCGGGCGCGCCAGGCAGGGCTCGTCCGCGAGGAGCGCGAAGCGCGCGATACGGTGTCGTCGCCTGGTATTGCAAGCTCGCTGCCGCGCGGAGCCGGCGAAGAGGATCATTTCGTGCCGATGGTGATTCCGTGGAGCGTCGACGTCAGCTCCGACTTGGATGCCCTGCGCGAGGATGCGGATTCGCGTACACGGGTATTCGCATTGCGCGAAAGACTGTTTGCGGAGTTGGGTGTTCCCCTCCCCCCACCGCGCATTCGCGTCGATCCGGCGTTGCCGCCGCGGCATGTGGTTCTTTCGCTTCACGAGGTTCCAGCGCGGGCTCTTTCGGTACCGCCCGACTTGGACGACCGGGCCTCGGCGATCTTCATTGCCGACGAAGCGCTAACGCTTTTGCGGGCGCGCGCCGCGGATTTTCTCGGGCTCGCCGAGACGCAGCGTCTGCTGGACCAGCTGGAGCAGATTGCACCGGCGACGGTGCGTAACGTCGTACCCAAACCGGTATCGCTGCCGCTTCTGGCCGACGTATTGCGCCGGCTCCTCGAAGAAGGGATTTCGATTCGCGACTTGCGGGCCATTCTGGAGGCCCTATCGAGCGCGGCCACGACACAGAGCGATCCGCTGCAGCTCTCCGAGTTCACGCGTACGCAGCTTAGGCGCGCCATCACGTACCGGCTCACGCGGGGCGCGCCGCATCTGGAGGTGTGCCTGCTCGACACGATGATCGAGGACACCGTGCGCCGAGCGATTTCGCGCACGCCGGAGGGTGCCTTTCTCGCGCTGCCGCCGGCGCAGGCGCGCGATCTCATCACCGCGATTCAACGCGCCCTGACCGAGGCGGCGGCCTCCGCATCGACAGCCGCATCCGCAGGCGAGAGCGAGGACCGCACCAATCCGGGGACGCCCCCTCCGCGGATCATCCTCACGCAGCCGGACATCCGGCGCTTCGTGCGCAAACTCGTGGAGCACGACGTGCCGCAGCTCACGGTGGTGAGCTTTGCCGAGCTTCTGCCAGAGGTAACCCTGCGCCCCATCGCACGCGCCACGCTGACCGGCATTGGGTGA
- a CDS encoding AI-2E family transporter, translated as MSSLRWQRPVFLAVTATIVVTVSWLAREVMLPIVLGLIIAYVLMPLVEWVERQKLPGRRHVPRAAAIVLVYILVLGVMGIFLRTVAPRIGYEMAKFGREVPALTARFKNQWVPALQNKLHAITGISPPQEDATEQQEPAVVARPQPDGSYALDIQGGISVRNTRGGYTIQAHEKVVPFDPDLFLAESVQGTMTYLQHNALELARIGSGIIFGIGRFFFVFGLTMMIAAYLMLTRERILAFFSSLVRPSSRPGLERLIVRIDQGLSGVVRGQIIICLINGVLSAIGLAIVGLKYWPILAIVATVFSLIPIFGSIISSVPAVALGLTQSFGTGVFVLLWIIGIHQLEANLLNPKIMGDAAKIHPVLVIFSLLVGEHFFHVTGALLAVPCMSIAQSVFIHFRQIVQKTDPELSHEPVASVRDLGE; from the coding sequence GTGTCTAGCTTACGTTGGCAGCGCCCCGTCTTTCTTGCGGTCACGGCGACCATCGTCGTCACCGTGTCCTGGCTTGCACGCGAGGTCATGCTCCCGATCGTCCTCGGGCTGATCATCGCGTACGTCCTCATGCCCCTCGTGGAATGGGTCGAGCGGCAGAAGCTTCCCGGCAGGCGCCACGTCCCGCGCGCCGCCGCCATCGTGCTCGTGTACATCCTGGTACTCGGCGTGATGGGCATCTTTCTGCGCACCGTCGCCCCGCGCATTGGCTACGAGATGGCCAAGTTCGGGCGCGAGGTGCCCGCGCTCACGGCGCGCTTCAAGAATCAATGGGTGCCGGCGCTGCAGAACAAGCTGCACGCGATCACGGGCATCTCCCCGCCGCAGGAAGATGCGACCGAGCAACAAGAGCCGGCCGTCGTCGCGCGGCCGCAGCCCGATGGCAGCTACGCGCTGGACATCCAGGGCGGCATTTCCGTCCGCAACACGCGCGGCGGTTACACGATCCAGGCGCACGAGAAGGTCGTGCCCTTCGATCCGGATTTGTTCCTCGCCGAATCGGTGCAAGGCACCATGACGTACCTCCAGCACAATGCGCTGGAGCTCGCGCGCATCGGCAGCGGCATCATCTTCGGCATCGGGCGGTTCTTTTTCGTCTTCGGCCTCACCATGATGATCGCCGCGTACTTGATGCTCACGCGCGAGCGCATTTTGGCGTTTTTCTCTTCGCTGGTGCGGCCCTCGTCGCGCCCGGGGCTGGAGCGGCTGATCGTGCGCATCGATCAGGGGCTCTCCGGCGTGGTGCGCGGGCAGATCATCATCTGCCTCATCAACGGCGTGCTCAGTGCCATCGGCCTGGCCATCGTCGGACTGAAGTACTGGCCCATTCTGGCCATCGTTGCCACGGTGTTTTCCCTCATTCCGATCTTCGGCTCGATCATCAGCTCGGTGCCCGCCGTGGCGTTGGGGCTGACGCAGTCGTTCGGGACGGGCGTCTTCGTTTTGCTATGGATCATCGGCATCCATCAGCTGGAGGCGAACCTCCTCAACCCGAAGATCATGGGCGATGCGGCGAAGATTCACCCGGTGCTGGTCATCTTTTCGCTCCTCGTCGGGGAGCACTTCTTCCACGTAACCGGCGCGCTTCTCGCGGTGCCGTGCATGTCCATCGCACAGAGCGTATTCATTCATTTCAGACAGATCGTCCAGAAGACCGATCCCGAGCTCTCCCACGAGCCCGTCGCGTCGGTGCGGGATCTGGGAGAGTAG
- a CDS encoding 30S ribosomal protein S1, whose product MTTEPQALSSAGKKTESVAGPAADTFAALFEESLQTGEFAKEGEIVQGTVVAVQRDNVVIDIGGKSEGIIPASEFTDASGQLTVKAGDRVDVYIESRENDDGLVTLSKEKADKMKVWDEISSACERDELIEGTISQRVKGGLSVTIRGGVKAFLPGSQVDLRPIRNLDKLIGQTYQFKVIKFNKKRGNIVLSRRVLLEKERDQIKTQTLQTLEEGKIVRGVIKNITEYGAFVDLGGIDGLLHITDMSWGRVNHPSEVFQVGDEVTVKVLKYNAETERVSLGLKQTQEDPWNHAEEAYPPGKRVHGKVMSITDYGAFVELEPGVEGLIHVSEMSWTKKVKHPSKLLEIGQALDCQVLEVDAKAKRISLGLKQLEPDPWTLFTEKYHPGDKIGGKVRSLTDYGVFIGIEEGVDGMVHKSDLSWTAKVNNPADLYHKGDDVEAIILSINHDEKKVSLGIKQLFDDPWPTIFTEFPPGRQVDAKVISIVDYGIFVRVRDGVEGHVPQNEVVEPKDEAGETKALKVGDAVQAEIANIDTQDRRLSLSMRIGEGVAAANKSNEKRASVAPKKSGSSEETKGGTIGELIKAKLGAQLGLEKKEDKGDE is encoded by the coding sequence ATGACAACAGAACCCCAAGCCCTGTCCTCGGCAGGGAAAAAGACCGAGAGCGTCGCCGGCCCCGCCGCCGACACCTTCGCTGCCCTCTTCGAAGAGAGTCTTCAGACTGGCGAATTCGCCAAAGAGGGAGAAATCGTCCAGGGCACCGTCGTCGCCGTCCAGCGCGACAACGTCGTCATCGACATCGGCGGGAAGAGCGAAGGCATCATTCCCGCGAGCGAGTTCACCGACGCCAGCGGTCAGTTGACCGTCAAGGCGGGCGATCGCGTCGACGTCTACATCGAGAGCCGCGAGAACGACGACGGCTTGGTCACGCTTTCCAAGGAGAAAGCGGACAAGATGAAGGTGTGGGATGAGATCTCGAGCGCCTGCGAGCGCGATGAGCTCATCGAAGGCACCATCAGCCAGCGCGTGAAGGGCGGCCTCTCGGTCACCATTCGCGGCGGCGTGAAGGCGTTCCTTCCGGGCTCGCAAGTCGATCTCCGTCCGATCCGCAACTTGGACAAGTTGATCGGCCAGACCTACCAATTCAAGGTCATCAAGTTCAACAAGAAGCGCGGCAACATCGTGCTCTCGCGCCGCGTGCTCCTCGAGAAGGAGCGCGATCAAATCAAGACGCAGACCTTGCAGACCCTCGAGGAGGGCAAGATCGTGCGCGGCGTCATCAAGAACATCACCGAGTACGGCGCCTTCGTCGATCTCGGTGGCATCGACGGCCTGCTCCACATCACGGATATGTCGTGGGGCCGCGTCAACCACCCGAGCGAAGTGTTCCAGGTGGGCGACGAAGTCACCGTCAAGGTCCTCAAGTACAATGCGGAGACGGAGCGCGTTTCGCTCGGTCTCAAGCAGACGCAGGAAGACCCGTGGAACCACGCCGAAGAGGCGTACCCGCCGGGCAAGCGTGTGCACGGCAAGGTCATGTCGATCACCGATTACGGCGCCTTCGTGGAGCTGGAGCCGGGCGTCGAAGGCCTCATCCACGTCAGCGAGATGAGCTGGACCAAGAAGGTCAAGCACCCGAGCAAGCTCCTCGAAATCGGCCAGGCGCTCGACTGCCAGGTCCTCGAGGTCGACGCGAAGGCCAAGCGCATCTCCCTCGGCCTCAAGCAGCTCGAGCCCGATCCGTGGACTCTCTTCACCGAGAAGTACCACCCCGGCGACAAGATCGGCGGCAAGGTCCGTTCGCTCACCGATTACGGTGTGTTCATCGGAATCGAAGAGGGTGTCGACGGCATGGTCCACAAGAGCGACCTGTCGTGGACGGCCAAGGTCAACAACCCGGCCGACCTCTACCACAAGGGTGACGACGTCGAGGCGATCATCCTCAGCATCAACCACGACGAGAAGAAGGTCTCGCTCGGCATCAAGCAGCTGTTCGATGATCCGTGGCCGACCATCTTCACGGAGTTCCCCCCGGGCCGTCAGGTCGACGCGAAGGTCATCTCGATCGTCGATTACGGTATCTTCGTCCGCGTTCGCGATGGCGTCGAAGGCCATGTCCCGCAGAACGAGGTCGTGGAGCCCAAGGACGAGGCGGGCGAGACCAAGGCCCTCAAGGTTGGCGATGCGGTCCAGGCCGAAATCGCGAACATCGACACGCAGGATCGGCGTCTTTCGCTGAGCATGCGCATCGGCGAGGGCGTGGCGGCGGCGAACAAGTCCAACGAGAAGCGCGCTTCGGTGGCCCCGAAGAAGAGCGGCTCGTCGGAGGAGACCAAGGGCGGCACCATCGGCGAGCTGATCAAGGCGAAGCTCGGTGCGCAGCTCGGTCTCGAGAAGAAAGAAGACAAAGGCGACGAATAG
- a CDS encoding tetratricopeptide repeat protein translates to MVVTSRVVACISAAWFFFSADALAQQPTPTPPAREQKAGSDLAVAESLFREGKAAMREKRYDEACSKFAESMRLDPQMGTLLNLAACHEMNGKTASAWGEFNEVMAQAARSGQSSRVEFAKQHAAAVEAKLSRVKFVSAPPTSAGATIKIDGKAVGAGALGTSIPMDPGSHRIEVSASGKKSRDVTFDVPQGPSTTEIQVPALDDASVATAPSAEPTTPKEPSRSPSSGKRTAGFVLGGVGIAGLAAGAIFGVVYLGKKSDYNQCTGFCGGSEQADQDQKSSAQTMGWISTAAFGVGIVGLAAGTILILTSKPASAEKSAQLRVVPSLSLQRGGVSLEGAF, encoded by the coding sequence ATGGTCGTAACGTCTCGAGTCGTTGCCTGCATCAGCGCTGCATGGTTCTTCTTCTCGGCCGACGCGCTGGCGCAACAACCGACCCCGACTCCGCCGGCGCGCGAACAGAAAGCCGGCTCGGACCTGGCCGTCGCCGAATCGCTCTTTCGCGAAGGCAAAGCCGCCATGCGCGAGAAGCGCTACGACGAGGCGTGCTCCAAATTCGCCGAGAGCATGCGCCTCGACCCGCAAATGGGCACCCTCCTGAACCTCGCCGCGTGCCACGAGATGAACGGAAAGACCGCCAGCGCGTGGGGCGAATTCAACGAGGTCATGGCCCAAGCCGCCCGCTCGGGGCAGAGCAGCCGCGTCGAATTCGCCAAGCAACACGCGGCCGCCGTCGAGGCGAAGCTCTCGCGCGTCAAGTTCGTCTCCGCACCACCCACGTCGGCCGGCGCCACCATCAAGATCGACGGCAAGGCCGTCGGCGCGGGCGCCCTCGGCACCTCCATCCCGATGGACCCCGGATCGCACCGCATCGAGGTCAGCGCCTCCGGCAAGAAATCGCGTGACGTCACCTTCGACGTCCCCCAAGGCCCCAGCACCACGGAGATCCAAGTCCCCGCCCTGGACGACGCCTCCGTCGCCACGGCCCCCTCCGCCGAGCCCACCACCCCGAAAGAGCCTTCGCGATCGCCCTCCTCCGGCAAACGCACCGCCGGCTTCGTCCTCGGCGGGGTGGGCATTGCAGGCCTCGCCGCCGGCGCCATCTTCGGCGTCGTCTACCTCGGCAAGAAGAGCGACTACAACCAGTGCACCGGCTTCTGCGGCGGCAGCGAGCAGGCGGACCAAGACCAAAAAAGCTCCGCCCAAACCATGGGCTGGATTTCCACCGCCGCTTTTGGCGTGGGTATCGTCGGCCTGGCCGCCGGCACGATCCTGATCCTCACGTCGAAGCCGGCTTCCGCCGAGAAGTCCGCGCAGTTGCGCGTGGTGCCATCGTTGAGCTTGCAGCGCGGTGGCGTTTCCCTCGAGGGCGCCTTCTAG